The proteins below come from a single Brachyhypopomus gauderio isolate BG-103 unplaced genomic scaffold, BGAUD_0.2 sc185, whole genome shotgun sequence genomic window:
- the ccsapa gene encoding centriole, cilia and spindle-associated protein has protein sequence MTSNTNATKKVRTEYMKKFRDPKWETFSKCYEDSLKYRLSRRLMEQTHRPLFGEGWESGSDSSGTSSPRIKIVETSDSKPHTSSSESKNETADVPDSWETQVNGQVHTDASPVENSRPTENDHQHTMNNGSSESLGKRCLKNRTTRSEPNHHQREPDTDDSSGSVLRHPSNGKSQPPGGAKESGSRRDSRRPLIRHEWTERNVGLRERKRTSMRTSASAAEIHRPEVSAQTRRDFEKNRGKTPDRRRARSADLEKLRRPELAVADDCWMTEYMRCFSARLR, from the exons ATGACGAGCAACACCAACGCGACGAAGAAGGTCCGGACGGAATACATGAAGAAGTTTCGGGATCCGAAATGGGAGACGTTCTCAAAATGTTACGAAGACTCATTAAAATACAGACTGTCTCGACGGCTGATGGAACAGACGCACCGACCGCTGTTTGGCGAAGGCTGGGAGAGCGGTTCTGATTCGAGCGGCACATCCAGCCCCAGGATAAAAATTGTAGAAACATCGGATTCAAAACCGCACACATCTTCCTCCGAGTCGAAGAACGAAACAGCAGACGTGCCAGACTCTTGGGAAACACAGGTGAACGGGCAAGTGCATACTGATGCTTCCCCCGTGGAGAATTCAAGACCAACAG AGAATGATCACCAGCACACAATGAATAATGGGTCCTCGGAGTCCTTAGGGAAGCGTTGCCTGAAGAACAGAACCACTCGCTCAGAACCGAACCACCACCAGCGCGAGCCCGACACAGATGACTCTTCTGGCTCTGTGCTGAGGCACCCGAGCAATGGCAAGAGCCAGCCACCAGGTGGCGCTAAGGAGAGTGGCTCCCGCCGCGACAGCAGACGTCCTCTAATCCGGCACGAATGGACCGAGAGAAACGTGGGCCTGCGGGAGCGGAAGAGGACCAGCATGAGAACCTCGGCCTCTGCCGCAGAG ATCCACCGACCTGAGGTCAGTGCCCAGACCCGACGGGACTTTGAAAAAAATCGTGGAAAGACTCCGGACCGTCGGAGGGCGAGATCGGCAGACCTGGAGAAGTTGCGCCGGCCTGAGCTAGCGGTGGCGGACGACTGCTGGATGACTGAGTACATGCGCTGCTTCTCTGCCAGGCTGAGGTAG